In Pseudomonas hamedanensis, a single window of DNA contains:
- the gbcB gene encoding glycine-betaine demethylase subunit GbcB, producing MSNSFLNPVTTQTWANGRHIVRCVKVIQETWDVRTFCFMADQPILFFFKPGQFVTLELEIEGQPIMRSYTISSSPSVPYSFSVTIKRVPGGKVSNWLHDTLHEGQELAVHGPVGLFNAMDFPSPKVLYLSGGVGITPCMSMARWFYDTNANVDMTFVHSARSPKDIIYHRELEHMASRIDNFSLHLICEKHGLGEPWAGYRGYLNHKMLELMVPDFLEREVFCCGPTPYMNAVKRLLEVAGYDMSRYHEESFGATPPEARADAVEQAEQAADAPEIDAADLHQVEFTASGKSIRVAPGETVHAAAAKLGLMIPKACGMGICGTCKVMKLGGEVEMEHNGGITEDDEAEGFILSCCSVPKGDVRIEF from the coding sequence ATGTCCAACAGCTTCCTGAATCCGGTCACCACCCAGACCTGGGCCAATGGCCGACACATTGTCCGTTGCGTCAAAGTCATCCAGGAAACCTGGGATGTGCGCACCTTCTGCTTCATGGCCGACCAGCCGATCCTGTTCTTCTTCAAGCCCGGGCAGTTCGTCACCCTGGAGCTGGAAATCGAAGGCCAGCCGATCATGCGCTCCTACACCATCTCCAGCTCGCCGTCGGTGCCGTACAGCTTTTCGGTGACGATCAAACGGGTGCCGGGCGGCAAGGTGTCGAACTGGTTGCACGACACCCTGCATGAGGGGCAGGAGCTGGCGGTGCACGGCCCGGTCGGTCTGTTCAATGCGATGGACTTCCCGAGCCCGAAAGTCCTGTATCTGAGCGGCGGGGTCGGCATCACGCCGTGCATGTCGATGGCGCGCTGGTTCTACGACACCAACGCCAACGTCGACATGACCTTCGTGCACAGCGCGCGCTCGCCGAAAGACATCATTTACCACCGCGAGCTGGAACACATGGCCTCGCGCATCGACAACTTCAGCCTGCACCTGATCTGTGAAAAGCACGGCCTCGGCGAGCCTTGGGCCGGGTATCGCGGTTATCTGAATCACAAGATGCTCGAATTGATGGTCCCCGACTTCCTCGAGCGCGAAGTGTTCTGCTGCGGCCCGACGCCGTACATGAACGCGGTCAAACGCCTGCTGGAAGTGGCCGGTTACGACATGTCGCGTTATCACGAGGAGTCCTTCGGCGCCACGCCACCCGAGGCTCGCGCCGATGCAGTGGAACAGGCCGAACAAGCCGCCGATGCGCCGGAAATCGACGCAGCGGATCTGCATCAGGTCGAATTCACTGCCTCCGGCAAAAGCATCCGCGTGGCACCGGGCGAAACCGTGCACGCGGCGGCAGCCAAGCTTGGCCTGATGATTCCGAAAGCCTGCGGCATGGGTATTTGCGGGACGTGCAAGGTAATGAAACTGGGCGGCGAGGTGGAGATGGAGCACAACGGCGGGATTACCGAGGACGATGAGGCTGAAGGGTTTATCTTGTCGTGCTGCAGTGTGCCGAAGGGGGATGTGCGGATTGAGTTTTAA
- a CDS encoding REP-associated tyrosine transposase: MGRSRYTITEADKPHFLTCTVMEWLPLFIRPYIVEHLLNCWRYQQAHHELKLYGYVILENHLHFVAQAPDLGKCLSQFKSFTARQIINDLQTKGANKALQRLRFSKRAHKQDRLYQLWQEGAHAEMVYGESVMRQKLDYIHNNPVKRGYVDLPEHWRYSSARDYAGIEGLIKVQCWY, translated from the coding sequence ATGGGCCGCAGCCGCTATACGATTACCGAAGCCGACAAGCCACACTTCCTCACCTGCACGGTCATGGAGTGGTTGCCGTTATTCATTCGTCCGTACATCGTTGAACACCTGCTCAATTGCTGGCGATATCAACAGGCTCATCACGAGTTGAAACTGTACGGTTACGTGATTCTGGAAAACCATCTTCACTTTGTTGCCCAAGCGCCCGACCTAGGGAAGTGCCTCAGCCAGTTCAAGTCCTTCACTGCGCGACAGATCATCAACGACTTGCAAACAAAAGGCGCCAACAAAGCCCTGCAGCGCCTGCGCTTCAGCAAGCGTGCGCACAAGCAGGATCGGTTGTATCAGCTATGGCAAGAAGGCGCGCACGCAGAGATGGTCTACGGCGAATCAGTGATGCGTCAGAAGCTTGATTACATTCACAACAACCCGGTGAAACGCGGGTATGTGGATTTACCGGAGCACTGGCGTTATTCGAGTGCCAGGGACTACGCGGGAATTGAGGGGCTGATCAAGGTTCAGTGCTGGTATTGA
- a CDS encoding threonine aldolase family protein, protein MTDKSQQFASDNYSGICPEAWAAMEQANHGHQRAYGDDEWTARAADHFRKLFETDCEVFFAFNGTAANSLALSSLCQSYHSVICSETAHVETDECGAPEFFSNGSKLLIAGTENGKITPQSIREVALKRQDIHYPKPRVVTLTQATEVGSVYTPEEVRAISATCKELGLHLHMDGARFSNACAFLGCSPADLTWKAGVDVLCFGGTKNGMAVGEAILFFNHKLAEDFDYRCKQAGQLASKMRFLSAPWVGILENDAWLKYARHANHCAQLLAELVSDIPGVELMFPVQANGVFLQLSEPAIAALTAKNWRFYTFIGKGGARFMCSWDTEEERVRELARDIREVMSA, encoded by the coding sequence ATGACCGACAAGAGCCAACAATTCGCCAGCGACAACTATTCCGGTATCTGCCCCGAAGCCTGGGCGGCCATGGAACAGGCCAACCACGGCCACCAGCGCGCTTACGGCGACGATGAATGGACCGCCCGCGCGGCCGATCATTTCCGCAAACTGTTCGAAACCGACTGCGAAGTGTTCTTCGCCTTCAACGGCACCGCCGCCAACTCGCTGGCCCTGTCGTCGCTGTGCCAGAGTTACCACAGCGTGATCTGCTCGGAAACCGCCCACGTCGAAACCGACGAATGCGGCGCCCCGGAATTTTTCTCCAACGGTTCGAAACTGCTGATCGCCGGCACCGAAAACGGCAAGATCACCCCGCAGTCGATCCGCGAAGTCGCGCTCAAGCGCCAGGACATCCATTACCCGAAACCGCGCGTGGTCACCCTGACCCAGGCCACCGAAGTCGGCAGCGTCTACACCCCGGAAGAAGTCCGCGCGATCAGCGCCACCTGCAAGGAACTCGGCCTGCACCTGCACATGGACGGCGCACGTTTCTCCAACGCCTGCGCATTCCTCGGCTGTTCCCCCGCCGACCTGACCTGGAAGGCCGGCGTCGACGTGCTGTGCTTCGGCGGCACCAAGAACGGCATGGCGGTGGGTGAAGCGATTCTGTTCTTCAACCACAAACTCGCTGAAGACTTCGACTACCGCTGCAAACAGGCCGGGCAACTGGCGTCGAAGATGCGCTTTTTGTCAGCACCGTGGGTCGGCATTCTGGAAAACGACGCCTGGCTCAAATACGCCCGCCACGCCAACCACTGCGCGCAACTGCTCGCCGAGCTGGTCAGCGACATCCCCGGCGTCGAGCTGATGTTCCCGGTGCAGGCCAACGGCGTGTTCCTGCAACTGTCCGAGCCGGCCATTGCCGCCCTGACCGCGAAGAACTGGCGCTTCTACACCTTCATCGGCAAGGGCGGCGCGCGCTTCATGTGCTCCTGGGACACCGAAGAAGAGCGTGTGCGCGAACTGGCGCGCGATATTCGCGAAGTCATGTCTGCCTAG
- a CDS encoding TraX family protein yields the protein MHLRKRDGALDLLKWLALLSMLLDHLRYVGFSADWLYVPGRLAFPWFCLAMAANLARDGRRKTEWRYLGWLVLFSAVSEIPYRLYIPEPDTLNVMPTLALGLLVARGWQDSAPVSRLLALAALVAAAVFSERLMFGFFGVMLPLAMLLVFRRPWSLSVLPGLICLAANQWQVLLESARFGSSLATLGLATCLFAPMLGMFLLRHLRHLQPPPMRRWAYALYPVHFLMLLAVRAAYT from the coding sequence ATGCACCTGAGAAAACGCGACGGCGCCCTCGATTTGCTCAAGTGGCTGGCGCTGCTGAGCATGTTGCTCGATCACCTGCGCTATGTCGGGTTCTCCGCCGATTGGCTCTACGTGCCGGGGCGGCTGGCGTTTCCGTGGTTTTGCCTGGCGATGGCGGCGAATCTGGCCCGTGACGGCAGGCGGAAAACGGAATGGCGTTATCTGGGCTGGCTGGTGCTGTTCAGCGCTGTCAGTGAAATTCCGTATCGCTTGTACATACCCGAGCCTGACACCTTGAACGTAATGCCGACCCTGGCGCTGGGCCTGCTGGTGGCTCGGGGCTGGCAGGATTCAGCGCCGGTGTCGCGATTGCTCGCGTTGGCCGCGCTGGTCGCCGCGGCGGTGTTTTCAGAGCGACTGATGTTCGGCTTTTTCGGAGTGATGCTGCCGTTGGCGATGCTGCTGGTATTTCGCCGGCCATGGTCTCTCAGTGTGTTGCCGGGGCTGATTTGTCTCGCCGCGAATCAATGGCAGGTGCTGCTTGAATCGGCGCGGTTCGGCAGCAGCCTGGCGACTCTCGGCCTGGCGACGTGTCTGTTTGCGCCGATGCTGGGGATGTTCTTGTTGCGACATCTGCGACATCTCCAGCCACCACCGATGCGCCGCTGGGCTTATGCGCTTTATCCCGTGCACTTCCTAATGTTGCTCGCCGTCCGTGCGGCATACACCTAA
- the glyA gene encoding serine hydroxymethyltransferase: MFSKQDQIQGYDDALLAAMNAEEQRQEDHIELIASENYTSKRVMQAQGSGLTNKYAEGYPGKRYYGGCEHVDKVEALAIERAKQLFGADYANVQPHSGSSANSAVYLALIKPGDTILGMSLAHGGHLTHGAKVSSSGKLYNAVQYGINTDTGLIDYDEVERLAVECQPKMIVAGFSAYSKTLDFPRFRQIADKVGALLFVDMAHVAGLVAAGLYPNPLPYADVVTTTTHKTLRGPRGGLILAKSNEEIEKKLNAAVFPGAQGGPLMHVIAGKAVCFKEALEPGFKAYQQQVIDNAQAMAGVFIKRGYDVVSGGTDNHLFLVSLIRQGLTGKDADAALGRAHITVNKNAVPNDPQSPFVTSGLRIGTPAVTTRGFKVSQCETLAGWICDILDNLGDADVEANVAQQVSALCADFPVYR; this comes from the coding sequence ATGTTCAGCAAGCAAGACCAGATCCAGGGTTACGACGATGCACTGCTGGCGGCGATGAATGCCGAGGAGCAACGTCAGGAAGATCACATCGAGCTGATCGCGTCGGAGAACTACACCAGCAAGCGCGTCATGCAGGCACAAGGCAGCGGCCTGACCAACAAGTACGCCGAAGGCTATCCGGGCAAGCGCTACTACGGCGGCTGCGAGCATGTGGATAAAGTCGAAGCGCTGGCCATCGAACGCGCCAAGCAACTGTTCGGCGCCGATTACGCCAACGTCCAGCCGCACTCCGGATCTTCCGCCAACAGCGCCGTGTACCTGGCGCTGATCAAGCCGGGCGACACCATTCTGGGCATGAGCCTGGCCCACGGCGGTCACCTGACCCACGGCGCGAAAGTGTCGTCCTCGGGCAAGCTTTACAACGCCGTGCAGTACGGTATCAACACCGACACCGGGCTGATCGACTACGACGAAGTCGAGCGTCTGGCCGTCGAATGCCAACCGAAAATGATCGTTGCCGGTTTCTCGGCGTATTCGAAGACTCTGGACTTCCCGCGCTTCCGTCAGATCGCCGACAAGGTCGGTGCGCTGCTGTTCGTCGACATGGCCCACGTTGCCGGCCTCGTCGCCGCTGGCCTGTACCCGAACCCGCTGCCGTATGCCGACGTGGTCACTACCACTACCCACAAAACTCTGCGCGGTCCGCGTGGCGGGCTGATCCTGGCCAAGTCCAACGAAGAGATCGAGAAAAAGCTTAACGCCGCGGTCTTTCCCGGCGCCCAGGGCGGCCCGCTGATGCACGTCATCGCCGGTAAAGCGGTGTGCTTCAAGGAAGCGCTGGAGCCTGGCTTCAAGGCTTATCAGCAGCAAGTGATCGACAACGCCCAGGCGATGGCCGGCGTGTTTATCAAGCGGGGCTACGATGTCGTCTCCGGTGGCACCGACAACCACCTGTTCCTGGTCAGCCTGATCCGTCAGGGCCTGACCGGTAAAGATGCCGATGCCGCGCTGGGCCGTGCGCACATCACCGTCAACAAGAATGCCGTGCCGAACGACCCGCAGTCGCCGTTCGTGACCTCGGGCCTGCGCATCGGCACCCCGGCGGTGACCACCCGAGGCTTCAAGGTCAGCCAGTGCGAAACCCTCGCCGGCTGGATCTGCGACATCCTCGACAACCTCGGCGATGCCGACGTCGAGGCCAATGTCGCCCAGCAGGTTTCGGCCCTGTGCGCTGACTTCCCGGTTTATCGCTGA
- a CDS encoding sarcosine oxidase subunit beta: protein MQRYSGFGLFKHSLSHHENWQRMWRTPTPKKVYDVVIVGGGGHGLATAYYLAKEHGITNVAVVEKGWLGGGNTARNTTIVRSNYLWDESAHLYEHAMKLWEGLSQDLNYNVMFSQRGVYNLCHTLQDIRDSERRVSANRLNGVDGELLDAKQVADEIPYLDCSKNTRYPIMGATVQRRGGVARHDAVAWGFARAADALGVDLIQQTEVIGFRKENGVCIGVETNKGFIGAKRVGVVTAGNSGHMAKLAGFRLPIESHPLQALVSEPIKPIIDSVIMSNAVHGYISQSDKGDLVIGAGIDGYNGYGQRGSYPVIEHTIQAIVEMFPVLSRVRMNRQWGGIVDTTPDACPIISKTPVPNMFFNCGWGTGGFKATPGSGNVFAASLAKGEMHPLAAPFSIDRFHNGALIDEHGAAAVAH, encoded by the coding sequence ATGCAACGCTATTCCGGCTTCGGCCTGTTCAAACACTCGCTCAGCCACCACGAAAACTGGCAGCGCATGTGGCGCACGCCCACCCCGAAAAAAGTCTACGACGTGGTCATCGTCGGCGGCGGCGGGCATGGCCTGGCGACGGCCTACTACCTGGCCAAGGAACACGGCATCACCAATGTCGCCGTGGTCGAGAAAGGCTGGCTGGGCGGCGGTAACACCGCGCGCAACACCACCATCGTCCGTTCCAACTACCTGTGGGACGAGTCGGCGCACCTCTACGAACACGCGATGAAATTGTGGGAAGGCCTGTCGCAGGATCTCAACTACAACGTGATGTTCTCCCAGCGCGGCGTCTACAACCTGTGCCACACCCTGCAGGACATTCGTGATTCCGAGCGTCGGGTCAGCGCCAACCGCCTTAATGGCGTCGATGGCGAGCTGCTCGACGCCAAGCAGGTTGCGGACGAAATTCCATACCTCGACTGCTCAAAGAACACCCGCTACCCGATCATGGGCGCCACCGTCCAGCGTCGCGGCGGCGTCGCCCGTCACGACGCCGTGGCCTGGGGCTTTGCCCGTGCCGCCGATGCCTTGGGCGTGGACCTGATCCAGCAGACCGAGGTGATCGGTTTCCGCAAGGAAAACGGCGTGTGCATCGGCGTTGAAACCAACAAGGGTTTCATCGGTGCCAAGCGCGTCGGCGTGGTGACTGCCGGTAATTCCGGGCACATGGCCAAGCTTGCCGGTTTCCGCCTGCCGATCGAATCCCACCCGCTGCAAGCGCTGGTGTCCGAGCCGATCAAACCGATTATCGACAGCGTGATCATGTCCAACGCCGTGCACGGTTACATCAGCCAGTCCGACAAGGGCGATCTGGTGATCGGCGCCGGCATCGACGGCTACAACGGCTACGGCCAGCGTGGTTCGTACCCGGTGATCGAGCACACCATTCAGGCCATCGTCGAAATGTTCCCGGTGCTCTCGCGGGTGCGCATGAACCGTCAGTGGGGCGGCATCGTCGACACCACCCCGGACGCCTGCCCGATCATCTCGAAAACGCCGGTACCGAACATGTTCTTCAACTGCGGTTGGGGCACCGGCGGCTTCAAGGCCACCCCGGGCTCGGGCAACGTGTTTGCCGCAAGCCTCGCGAAGGGTGAAATGCACCCCTTGGCCGCACCGTTTTCCATCGACCGTTTCCACAACGGTGCGCTCATCGACGAACACGGCGCTGCTGCCGTCGCCCACTAA
- a CDS encoding sarcosine oxidase subunit delta yields the protein MLHIFCPHCGELRSEEEFHASGQAHIPRPLDPNACTDEEWGDYMFFRDNPRGLHHELWDHVAGCRQYFNVTRDTVTYEILESYKIGEKPQFTDKADTQKAAATALGEKV from the coding sequence ATGTTGCACATCTTCTGTCCTCACTGCGGCGAACTGCGCTCCGAAGAGGAATTCCATGCATCCGGCCAGGCGCACATCCCGCGTCCGCTGGATCCGAACGCCTGCACCGACGAGGAGTGGGGCGATTACATGTTCTTTCGTGATAACCCGCGCGGTCTGCATCACGAGTTGTGGGACCACGTTGCCGGTTGCCGCCAGTATTTCAACGTCACCCGCGACACTGTGACCTACGAGATTCTCGAGAGCTACAAGATCGGCGAGAAGCCGCAATTCACTGACAAGGCTGACACTCAGAAAGCGGCCGCCACGGCTCTGGGAGAGAAGGTATGA
- a CDS encoding sarcosine oxidase subunit alpha, which produces MSQINRLSNGGRIDRNKVLSFTFNGQTYKGFEGDSLAAALIANGVDIIGRSFKYSRPRGIFAAGAEEPNAVLQIGATEATQIPNVRATQQALYQGLVATSTNGWPSVNNDMMGILGKVGGKLMPPGFYYKTFMYPQSFWMTYEKYIRKAAGLGRSPTENDPDTYDYMNQHCDVLIVGAGPAGLAAALAAARSGARVILADEQEEFGGSLLDSRESLDGKPAMEWVASVIAELANTPDVLLLPRATVNGYHDHNFLTIHERLTDHLGDRAPIGQVRQRIHRVRAKRVVLATGTHERPLVYGNNDVPGNMLAGAVSTYVRRYGVAPGKKLVLSTNNDHAYRVALDWLDASLQVVAIADARSNPRGALVEEARAKGIRILTGSAVIEARGSKRVTAARVAAIDVKAHAVTSPGEWLDCDVVASSGGYSPVVHLASHLGGKPVWREDILGFVPGEAPQKRVCVGGINGVYGLGDALADGFEGGVRAAVEAGFQTVEGVLPKALSRLEEPTLALFQVPHEKNSARAPKQFVDFQNDVTAGGIELATREGFESVEHVKRYTALGFGTDQGKLGNVNGLAIAARSLNVTIPQMGTTMFRPNYTPVTFGAVAGRHCGHIFEPVRYTALHAWHVKNGAEFEDVGQWKRPWYFPKNGEDLHAAVKRECKAVRDSVGLLDASTLGKIDIQGPDAREFLNRVYTNAWTKLDVGKARYGLMCKEDGMVFDDGVTACLADNHFVMTTTTGGAARVLQWLELYHQTEWPDLKVYFTSVTDHWATMTLSGPNSRKLLSAVTDIDLSNEAFPFMTWKEGLVGDVPARVFRISFTGELSYEVNVQADYAMGVLEKIVEAGKQYNLTPYGTETMHVLRAEKGFIIVGQDTDGSMTPDDLNMGWCVGRTKPFSWIGQRGMNREDCVRDQRKQLVGLKPIDPTKWLPEGAQLVFNTKQAIPMTMVGHVTSSYAHNSLGYSFAMGVVKGGLKRLGERVFAPLADGSVIEAEIVSSVFFDPKGERQNI; this is translated from the coding sequence ATGAGCCAGATCAATCGCCTGTCCAACGGTGGACGGATCGACCGCAACAAAGTGCTGAGCTTCACCTTCAACGGCCAGACCTACAAAGGCTTTGAAGGCGACTCGCTGGCCGCCGCCCTGATCGCCAACGGCGTCGACATCATTGGCCGCAGTTTCAAGTATTCGCGTCCTCGCGGGATCTTCGCTGCCGGTGCCGAAGAGCCGAACGCTGTGCTGCAGATTGGCGCTACTGAAGCCACGCAGATTCCCAACGTGCGCGCCACGCAACAGGCTTTGTATCAAGGCTTGGTCGCCACTAGCACCAACGGCTGGCCAAGCGTCAACAACGACATGATGGGCATTCTCGGCAAGGTCGGCGGCAAGCTGATGCCGCCGGGCTTTTACTACAAAACCTTCATGTACCCGCAATCGTTCTGGATGACTTACGAGAAGTACATCCGCAAGGCCGCAGGTTTAGGCCGCTCGCCGACCGAGAACGATCCGGACACCTACGACTACATGAACCAGCACTGCGACGTGCTGATCGTTGGTGCCGGCCCGGCCGGTCTGGCCGCTGCCCTGGCGGCGGCGCGCAGTGGTGCGCGGGTGATTCTGGCCGATGAGCAGGAAGAGTTTGGCGGCAGCCTGCTCGACTCGCGCGAAAGCCTCGACGGCAAGCCGGCGATGGAGTGGGTCGCCAGTGTCATCGCGGAACTGGCGAACACCCCGGACGTGCTGCTGTTGCCGCGCGCCACGGTCAACGGTTATCACGACCACAACTTCCTGACCATTCACGAACGTCTCACCGATCACCTCGGTGACCGTGCGCCGATCGGTCAGGTACGGCAGCGCATCCACCGCGTGCGCGCCAAGCGTGTGGTGCTGGCTACCGGCACCCATGAGCGTCCGCTGGTCTACGGCAACAACGATGTGCCGGGCAACATGCTCGCCGGTGCTGTCTCGACTTACGTGCGCCGCTACGGCGTCGCACCGGGCAAGAAGCTTGTCTTGTCGACCAACAACGATCACGCCTATCGCGTCGCTCTCGATTGGCTCGATGCCAGTCTACAAGTGGTCGCCATCGCCGACGCCCGCAGCAATCCGCGCGGTGCATTGGTGGAAGAGGCGCGCGCCAAGGGCATTCGTATCCTCACCGGCAGCGCCGTGATCGAAGCCCGTGGCAGCAAGCGCGTCACCGCTGCCCGGGTCGCCGCGATTGACGTCAAGGCACACGCCGTGACCAGCCCGGGCGAATGGCTCGACTGCGATGTGGTCGCCAGCTCCGGCGGTTACAGTCCGGTGGTGCACTTGGCCTCGCACCTGGGCGGCAAGCCGGTCTGGCGCGAAGACATCCTCGGATTTGTGCCGGGCGAAGCGCCGCAGAAACGCGTGTGCGTCGGTGGCATCAACGGCGTCTACGGTCTGGGCGATGCCTTGGCCGACGGTTTCGAAGGCGGCGTGCGCGCGGCCGTCGAAGCCGGTTTCCAGACCGTCGAAGGCGTGTTGCCCAAAGCGCTGAGCCGTCTCGAAGAGCCAACGCTGGCGCTGTTCCAGGTGCCCCACGAGAAGAACTCGGCGCGTGCACCGAAGCAATTCGTCGACTTCCAGAACGATGTCACCGCCGGTGGCATCGAACTGGCGACCCGTGAAGGTTTCGAGTCGGTCGAGCACGTCAAACGCTATACCGCGCTAGGCTTCGGCACCGATCAGGGCAAGCTCGGCAACGTCAACGGTCTGGCCATCGCCGCCCGTTCGTTGAACGTGACCATCCCGCAGATGGGCACCACCATGTTCCGCCCGAACTACACGCCGGTGACTTTCGGCGCCGTGGCCGGTCGGCACTGTGGACACATCTTCGAACCGGTGCGCTACACCGCACTGCATGCCTGGCATGTGAAGAACGGCGCCGAGTTTGAAGACGTCGGTCAGTGGAAGCGTCCATGGTACTTCCCGAAAAACGGTGAAGACCTGCACGCCGCGGTGAAGCGCGAATGCAAAGCCGTGCGCGACAGCGTCGGCCTGCTGGACGCCTCGACCCTCGGCAAGATCGACATTCAAGGCCCGGATGCCCGCGAGTTCCTTAACCGCGTGTACACCAACGCCTGGACCAAACTCGACGTGGGCAAGGCCCGCTACGGTTTGATGTGCAAGGAAGACGGCATGGTCTTCGACGACGGTGTGACGGCGTGTCTGGCCGATAACCATTTCGTCATGACCACCACCACCGGCGGCGCCGCACGCGTACTGCAGTGGCTGGAGCTGTACCACCAGACCGAATGGCCGGACCTGAAGGTTTACTTCACCTCCGTCACCGACCACTGGGCGACCATGACCCTGTCCGGGCCGAACAGCCGCAAGCTGCTCAGCGCCGTGACCGACATTGATCTGAGCAACGAAGCGTTCCCGTTCATGACCTGGAAAGAAGGTCTGGTCGGCGATGTGCCGGCGCGGGTGTTCCGCATCTCGTTCACCGGTGAACTGTCTTACGAAGTCAACGTGCAGGCCGACTATGCGATGGGCGTGCTGGAGAAAATCGTCGAGGCCGGCAAGCAATACAACCTGACGCCGTACGGCACCGAAACCATGCACGTGCTGCGTGCCGAGAAGGGTTTCATCATCGTCGGCCAGGACACCGACGGCTCGATGACCCCGGACGATCTGAACATGGGCTGGTGTGTCGGTCGCACCAAACCGTTCTCGTGGATCGGCCAGCGCGGCATGAACCGTGAAGACTGCGTACGCGATCAGCGTAAACAGTTGGTCGGTCTCAAGCCCATCGATCCGACCAAGTGGCTGCCGGAAGGTGCGCAGCTGGTGTTCAACACCAAGCAGGCGATCCCGATGACCATGGTCGGCCACGTGACCTCGAGCTACGCGCACAACTCCCTCGGTTATTCGTTTGCCATGGGCGTGGTCAAGGGCGGTCTCAAGCGTCTGGGTGAGCGGGTGTTTGCACCGCTGGCCGATGGCAGCGTGATCGAGGCGGAAATCGTTTCTTCGGTGTTCTTCGATCCGAAGGGTGAGCGGCAGAACATCTGA
- a CDS encoding sarcosine oxidase subunit gamma, with amino-acid sequence MTTANVYLQRPTTGARAESSLHHADLASLVGKGRKNAGVIVREKKLLGHLTIRGDGHDAAFAAGVHKALGIELPGALSVIVKGETSLQWMGPDEWLLIVPSGEEFAAEQKLRDALGDLHIAIVNVSGGQQILELSGPNVRQVLMKSTSYDVHPNNFPVGKAVGTVFAKSQLMIRHTAEDTWELLIRRSFSDYWWLWLQDASAEYGLSVQA; translated from the coding sequence ATGACCACAGCCAACGTATACCTACAACGCCCGACCACTGGCGCCCGTGCCGAGTCGTCGTTGCACCATGCCGACCTCGCCAGCCTGGTCGGCAAGGGCCGCAAGAACGCCGGCGTGATCGTGCGTGAAAAGAAACTCCTCGGCCATTTGACCATTCGTGGCGATGGCCACGACGCAGCGTTCGCCGCCGGCGTGCACAAGGCCCTCGGCATTGAATTGCCCGGCGCCCTCAGCGTCATCGTCAAAGGCGAAACCAGCCTGCAATGGATGGGCCCGGACGAGTGGCTGCTGATCGTGCCAAGCGGTGAAGAATTTGCCGCCGAACAGAAGCTGCGCGACGCGCTGGGCGATCTGCACATCGCGATCGTCAACGTCAGCGGCGGCCAGCAGATTCTCGAACTGAGCGGGCCGAACGTGCGTCAGGTGCTGATGAAGTCCACCAGCTATGACGTGCACCCGAACAACTTTCCGGTCGGCAAGGCTGTAGGCACGGTGTTCGCCAAGTCACAACTGATGATTCGTCACACGGCTGAAGACACTTGGGAATTGCTGATTCGCCGTAGCTTTTCCGATTACTGGTGGTTGTGGTTGCAGGATGCTTCGGCTGAGTACGGTTTGAGCGTTCAGGCTTGA
- the purU gene encoding formyltetrahydrofolate deformylase: MSRAPDTWILTADCPSVLGTVDAVTRFLFEQGCYVTEHHSFDDRLSGRFFIRVEFRQPDGFDEQSFRAGLAERGQAFGMIFELTAPNYRPKVVIMVSKADHCLNDLLYRQRIGQLSMDVAAVVSNHPDLKPLADWHQIPYYHFPLDPNDKPAQERQVWQVIEEAGAELVILARYMQVLSPELCRKLDGKAINIHHSLLPGFKGAKPYHQAYNKGVKLVGATAHYINNDLDEGPIIAQGVEAVDHSHYPEDLIAKGRDIEGLTLARAVGYHIERRVFLNANRTVVL; the protein is encoded by the coding sequence ATGAGCCGCGCCCCAGACACATGGATTCTGACCGCCGACTGCCCCAGCGTCCTCGGCACCGTGGACGCGGTGACGCGTTTTCTGTTCGAGCAGGGCTGTTATGTCACCGAGCACCACTCGTTCGATGATCGCCTCTCCGGGCGCTTCTTCATTCGTGTGGAATTCCGTCAGCCCGACGGCTTCGACGAACAGTCCTTCCGTGCAGGCTTGGCCGAGCGCGGGCAGGCCTTTGGCATGATCTTCGAGCTGACCGCGCCGAACTACCGGCCGAAAGTGGTGATCATGGTGTCCAAGGCCGATCACTGCCTCAACGACTTGCTCTACCGCCAGCGCATCGGCCAGTTGTCGATGGACGTGGCGGCGGTGGTGTCCAACCATCCGGATCTCAAGCCGCTGGCCGACTGGCACCAGATTCCCTACTACCATTTCCCTCTCGACCCCAACGACAAACCGGCGCAGGAGCGTCAGGTCTGGCAGGTGATCGAAGAGGCCGGTGCCGAACTGGTGATCCTCGCGCGCTACATGCAGGTGTTGTCACCGGAGCTGTGCCGCAAGCTCGACGGCAAGGCGATCAATATTCACCACTCGCTGCTGCCGGGCTTCAAGGGCGCCAAGCCGTATCACCAGGCCTACAACAAGGGCGTGAAACTGGTCGGCGCCACCGCGCACTACATCAACAACGATCTGGACGAAGGACCGATCATTGCCCAGGGCGTCGAGGCGGTGGATCACAGCCATTACCCCGAGGATCTGATTGCCAAGGGGCGGGATATCGAAGGCCTGACCTTGGCGCGGGCGGTTGGATATCACATTGAGCGGAGGGTGTTTCTCAACGCCAATCGCACGGTCGTTCTTTAG